Sequence from the Eriocheir sinensis breed Jianghai 21 chromosome 63, ASM2467909v1, whole genome shotgun sequence genome:
TGATCAATAAACTGTCAAGTATATTCATAAGGTGTTAGCAAACCATACCCTTGTTGGTAGATATTACCCTAAACACTAATTATTTATCATGTAATGCATGCAGACGGGTATTTAGTTAAAGTCGTGTAAGTACTCTTACTTCTCTTGAACAGTTCTTGTAATTCCATGATGTTTGTACGTTAGCCTGTCAGGGGCGTGTCAGCCCTGTATTTAACGTAACCAGTTGCCACACTGATGATAGTTTTGTGAAAGCTAAGTCCCGTTATTCTGTGCATCATTCTATGTAGGGGAGTGTTCACCAATACCACAAGTACAAGTCAGACTTTTGAGATGCTAGGAGTTTTTTGGGATAAATACTGAAGGAAATAACTAACTGACTGTTCATAGAATTTAGCAACATCTTGTATCCTTGTAATTATGTATTAGTAGCATATGCTTCATTGTTTCATATCTATCTTTGGTTCTTAGTGCAATTATGGGCTCAGCATCACCTGCACATCTTTTGTTATTAGCACATTTAGGCAGCAAAGCACATCCTGAGGAAAAGTGTCACAGTTGTCCTCAGTAGGTTGAGCTCCTGATGTCTGACAGCTCTGACAAGTACTCAAGGGGCTTGTGAACATTCCATATCCTTAAGTGTCTAGAGAACAAATAGTCTGGTCATGACATAGGTACAAGGACATATTTTTCTTCAAAGACCTCTCCAAAATGCTGCATACTTTTATACCTTCTTATGGACTTTGTGTCAACAAATAACTTAGATAACTTTTCAAGGTTTACACTTGAGACTTTCTGGTAAGCCATCATAATCTAGCGACCATATTTTTACACGACCGTAATAATATGAAGACTATTTTTTTACAATTAATATATTCCATATTAACTTTTCATGATtagaaaagttaacaatgaaggtGCAATGTTTGCATTTTCTTGTCTTGCTACTTCAACTTGTTTCACCAACGTGGGTGGCTCTGGTACCTAAATTTGAACACTGCACTGGCACAACACAGGCACTCAAAGGAAAATTTGTTTGACACAAACTTAAAAGAAGCGTATAAGTTTGCACCAATGGAGTATTTGTAAGAATGAGGCAGACATCATGCCATGAAAGGTCAGTCAGCATCAGTATTTGAAGTGGTTGAATAGTATGACTTTAGGAGATGCATTGTTATGACACACATGCCTGTATGGTGATGAGATCTTGCTGACCATACTCTGTGTGTGCTGCAGAGACACGCTCATGCAGAACAATGCAGGTGCTCATTGTGTAAGATATCAACTCTTGGGAGTTgaaaatttattatattttattatcaCAGTTTATGAATGAATTGAATGTTAGAGCAATTATTTTTACTAAAAACATCAGAACTGCAAAAAATGAATTCATTTGCATGTTGTTCCCTTGGGCTGAAACACTGGTGGAGTGAGTCCCTGCAGTCCTGCGACACCAGTGCTTGGCTCTCAGGACACAATGTGCAATGTACAGTTTTGATGGAGCTATGAAGAGAGAAATCTTGGTGTACATACAGTGCTTCCAGGAGTTCCAGAGGCCAACTTAGTATGTGTAACTAATCCATGCATTTAAATATAACCACTGATTTTTTtacagaaataaaggaaaaaactcAAGCTTGGTATAGTTACAAAACCATGCAAATTGCAATGAACTGCAATAAATTGCATCTAAATTTATCAATAAGTGAGTTCATTTTGACACAATGCCACATTGTATGATATGATACAAGGCccaatttaatgtattttgtcaTTCTTGACTAATAAGTCTAGCATTCAAGTCTTGGTTCATATGCAGAGAAGTCCATTAATCAATTGTAGTTCACCTTTCACTGTGGCTGCAGACTGACTTCAGCAGCCGACTCACTGATAGCCATTCACTTATTCTCAGAGTAAAGATACATTTTTTTGGCTCCCCGGCCACAAGTGAAGGGGTTGGCTCAGGAGCAAGTCTTTGTCAGGCAGAGAAAAGAACTTAATAATATTATGTTGATGAAATTTGTTAATATTACTTTCCTGTGCCACATTAAGATGGAAAGATTAAAGACAGAGAATAGAGTGATAGTTGGAAATACATCTCTGGAAACTGGAGTAGATTTCTGTATATCAGTGCAGAGGAAAAGAATTTTCATGGCTCTTGCCTTGTGTCTATGAAGGTACACTTGCATGGTTTGTGaacaaggagataaaggagaCTATGTTTTGGGAGCGTGAAAACCCCTTCCACTGTGTTTTTTGAGTGACTTGTGTCAATGTGACTAGTTATGAGTGAGAGCAGTGCAGCAACACATTACACTGTCCTTGTTATATTACTTAGGGAAGAGAAAGTTCCCATGTGGCTGTCATATCACCATTGTGTTTACCTCCTTTCCCCTGCTGAGCAGGGTGAGAGCCCACCTGAGAAACAAGAACATGGGGCaaaccattaacacacacacacacacacacacacacacacacagttattcaTTCTGCCACGTGTGCCTGACCCAACACACAAGGGGTAAAAGAGATGGTTCTGAGTGTAACCTTTTTGAGAAAGGTGTTCAGGAGGTTCTTAGTTCCATGGCCAGCCCTCTGAGGCACACAGGGTCGCTTGCACCACATAAAGGTGAGCAATGGGACTGCTATTTCCTGATGACATGTACTTAAGaaaatacatgttatttttttgtgtgtgtgtcagctgttGTTTGTTTAGATGAAGGGCAGAGCCAGCAAAGCTCATGTACTTTTCTGCATATTTACTAAAATGTTCTGTGAAATATGTGATACATTGTActatattatgtttttttgttgATGTAAATATCTGTATATCAGCATGTACATAATCCttattatttacatgatacaaaGCACTTTCAAACTGAATTTGCAACAATATTTAAATTTCAGATCTTTAGAGAAATTACCAAAACATGAgttataataagaataaaaactaTCATTATCTACACCCATGTTCTTTTGATCCTCCTTGGCAGCGATGATACTCACAGGTTAGGAACTGTAACGATTATAAGCTTCTGACTTAGATTTTGCTCCAACCAACTTTCACAAGCTTTTCTTGACATCTATTGTAACCCTTTCCAATAACTGTCCAAGACAAAGGttcaggtgtttggaggcttactggGTGACACTGCATCCAGCTTGTTCATGCATGTGCTGAGGACACAGAgattagggatgtaccgataccaaaattttgaccgataccgatactgataccccaatatttgaccgataccgatacctgtgcactgattttttttatacaacaattccagcagctaaagggcaagatcaaatgttaagaaaaaaaaaagatccactACTCGTTGTTACactatagaagggaagaaagcgagggaggaggcgcctcgtgaggtctcgttgactcagctaggttagatttaccttaattgccgtacatttaggcagaagactgtgaggaaatccccagaccctggcagcgtgCCCCGTTTCGGGGCGACTGTCTGAAGCAGGCAAATGTGGTgagtggaggggctccgccaatcctgcgccgaagctactaaacctgtattgtacgcgtccgcggtACCTAACTCTGtactgtatactaagtattatatgcttgtattcaaagtaatatgaatcttatcgtttaaagtgatgaaaattaaattgcgggaaattccaaactatgtacTAGGTAGTATCACAATAcaagataattacacttttctaatatttttttcaacaatttagaaaatccaactgctgttgaacaaaattatttgcaacgagtgacatgcgatgtacaaaactccttcaagtattggtagtatcggcagaaaatgaGCCAATACCAATACTCTTAGAacgtgccgataccaccgataccgatacatcggtacattCCTAACAGAGATATTGGAAAATTTCACTTACAGAACACCCTTGCTTTATCAAACCAATTGGGGGAAGAAGGTGATGTTATAGCCAGATATCCGTTATATATGAGGATCCAAACTTTTAGCATATAACAAACTATGTTTGTTATAAGCATCCGCATTGACTTGCCCATCTTATGATGACATCCCTGAGTGTTCCTCCTAGCAAGTCTCCATGCACGTGCCTTTCCCATACCAAATACCTCCCAGCAAGATCCATCGACCTGCTCTAGCCATGAGATTCTGGGCACCCTTTTGCCTCCTCCACTGGGGATGTCTGTTACACAGACACCCTGGTGAAATCAGTTGACTTCTAGGTGgcgtgccacatgcccatatagccTACATTGGCATTCATGGACTACGCAGGTATAAGCCTTGATTCTGTCTCATGGAGTAATCGCTGATTTGACacgtcattccagcgatatcccatgattctacaAGACACTCATTACCATAGGAGTTAATTTGCTTCATCAAGgcactatttagtgtccatgctTCTTACCCATAAAATAAGACAGGAGCAAAAACAACTTGAAAATCATTagaaaggaaagttttgtttagtcggtgcaacatctgtggtcatatgccagagagatgaaggaggggaaggaattataggagaagggaacagatcccaggagacgggacacaacccccgattaatacctggtacccattcactgctgggtggacaggggcgtagggtatcggaaaagccgtccaaatttttccactccacccaggaatcgaacctgggctctctcggttgtgagccgagtgtactaaccactgcaccacgaagcccccttgaAAATCAGATACTTTGTCTTTCTGCATAGGGATCAGTCACCATAAAATCATGCTGAGGTGAGTCTATAACATTTTCCAAGGCTTTCAATTACACATTTTTCATGATTTCACCTCTCATGATACTTTGTCCTTTTAAATTGTAATTTGTTAACTCTGAACAATTACCAGTGGCAGCAGAACAAAATTGCAGCTGCTGCAAATGGATTCAAGACCAAAATTCTTATTACTAGACACCACTGCTGGCAAGGACTGGTTTCACCAGAGGAATTGGTTTCTAAAGTCCATGTGCAGAGTtgcttatataaaaaataattgcCTAATACATTCTGAGGAAAAGACCTCACACCATGTTCTTGTCTGGGAATGGAGACAGCAGTTTAGGAACTTATTCAAATTCATTATCATGCACAAACaagacaaaatggaaatgtgaggTAGACCTTCGAGTGGACAATGCAAATGTGAAGGCCTATAATATTCAAATTGGACACTCCTGCATCACATTTGTAAATCTTGTGTATTCATCcaacaaatatacaataaaaaaatcagTAGGTATAATTTACAATCTTTAATATGGTCAGCAATGATAAAAATCACTGCTCCATTTCCTGAAATGTTATAGAAACGTGATTCCTCACGACTACcaataacaaataacaaatagAAAAGACCTCTAACAATGAGCAGCATTAATAAATATGGCAAGTTACTGGTCTTACTTTATCAAAtaatacaaagaggaaaataacgacTGGTTTTACTTTATCAAGTATATATGTAAATAAGAAGAGGTTCAATGCCTGTACTACTGCTGGCCTATCATATACCTGGTGGCACTTTGGATACAAAATATAAACAGTCAGTGTCTGCAATGTTTATATCTAAGGTGCATAAATACCCAATGTCAGTCGCAGTTAATTAAATAAATCCAGAAAACTTTCAAGCACACAATGGCTGAGCAACAACAACACTCAGGTCCTCAAAATTTGCAgcttaatttttatacaatttatacAGCTTCAGCGACGCAGTTAACAGCCAGTGAACGATCCGTTACTGATAGTGATAGCATGTGTAAAGTGTGGCCTAACCTTCGCCTCACCTCAATCCGTAAAGTAAGGCTGTCCGTTCTTTTCGGTGCGGCAAGTCAGGATCTCCACGCCCGTCTCCGTCACCAGGAGCGTCTCTTCAAACTGGGCCGAGAGCTTTCCATCGGCCGTCACTGCCGTCCAGTTGTCTGGCCACTGCTCATCCTTCCACGTGCCTAGGGGatgatagataaacaaatattgTAATGGATACATGTGCATGCATGGGTACATGTCTTATTTATCCAAGGCCTGATCGTGTGCTGGACTCATAATCAGCAGCAAGTGCTTTTTCAGCAAGGGCTTAGAGCTCATCAGCAGACCTTTGGGTAAAACTGGGACTTCACACACACCCCACCATCCCCCCTACTCAAGAGGGGACAgcaaccactccttgtcagcaaAAAACTTCCATACTGAGTAAAGAGCAAACTTCAGCTTACTTGGTGACAGGCTAACATGGCATACACTATATATACCACAGGAgtgagggggagtggggggggtcaTGATAAAGGTAGGTATGGATCAGGATTACTAGAATGTTATCCTTAGAGAGCAAAAGTGTTAAAAATGTTTCTCACTGAAGGAGATATAATGAACAAAAAGGCTTTCTCAGTCAATTCCTACTGTAGTATCTAATCTAGTCTTACCTTCTGATATCATAGGTTCAATTGTGAAGGTGTGTCCTGGCTTCATGATACCCACAGCTTTATTTTctgaaagggaataaaaagaaaataacataagaTGAACTTGACATAAAAAAGCAGCATCTCATAAGAGACATTTTAGagcaggggtgtcaaactcatggcccgcggaaTGGCCTTAGGTGGCCCGTGAGGTGAGGAGATTCTTCACCTCAAGTTACTATAATTGTTACAGTTGAGGAAAATACGAAACTGTTAAGACAAGACATATTAACATATACCTTTTATTCATATGACTGATttatttcatattcatattcaaacTTCGATCTTGCCAATATGCAATTACCAAATCTTTGATGGCCCTTGAGATCATAACCAAGTGCATAATTGGCCATTGAAAGGATTTGAGTTTGACACATCTGTTCTAGAGAGTAAAGCTGAATGATCCAATGGTCTCAAAGGGattgggatgtgtgtgtgggcaAAGTGGCATGCCAAACTACTGTAGACCCACATTTACGAGGACATAATGAAACCCTTGCCTAATGAGGCAAAGAAGCATGCATGGAGCCTCTCATAACATGTAATGAGTCCCAGTTTGACAACTGAGACAATAGTAACACTTTTATGACAAGACAGAGGCTTGTATGCAGCCATGCACCAAAAGTAGAGAACAGTGTGGAGGGAGAAGTGAGAGACAGACCCCAAAACACAGAAATAACATTACCATATAAGTGGTGTGATGATGGGCCCAAATTAGACAAGCAGGACAAAATGAAACACTCACTTGCATAATGAGGCACAGAGGGAGCCGTGTGGAACAGCTGGTGTATGCCGTGGCCACAGTAGGAGCGCACCACAGAGTATCCTTGGGACTGGGCGTGCTTCTGTATCACAGCGCCAACGTCACGGTACTTCACACCAGGCTTGACTGTCACAAAGAAGAGAACACATATAGGATACATCCTCCAACCTGTGCGCACCTTTAGTTTACATGTATATATTATTACACAGAGGGAGCTCTGACTTGTAAACAAAGGGGAGCTTTCAATTGCATTATTATAGTCATGTTACTCAAAACTTTTGGTTTATATTTCTACAGGAATGCAGGGCTGGCAAGAGTAAATAAGGTGCCAATGAGGCCTCTGGCTTTCTTCAAGAAATAATCAAAACTAGTAAAGGGTTCACCTATTTCAATAGACTTTTGAAGACACTCCCAGGTAGTCTTAACAAGATTTCTGGCCGTGCTGCTAACCTCCCCTATACACAGTGTCTCGTTCAGGTCTCCATGGAAGCCGTGATGGTACACAGTAACATCAACTGCAAACAGAAAAGGCAAACtttgtcaacttttttttttcatagtatgGTTCAAAaagcacacacagacacccacaagacgcagtggttagcacactcactCAACATTATAGGtcccgggtttgattcccaggtggagtggagacggatggtaTCCGAATGTATTCCATCCCTGCTTccagcaaagaaatatagaggtttggaacagactaagtgaggatgtagtatcgacGAGGAGTGTTCAAAGCTTTatggaaaagttggataaatgcagatacggagacgggaccacacaagcgtaaagccccaggccctgtaaaactacaactaggtaaatacacacacacacacacacacacacacacacacacacacacacacacacacacacacacacaaccccaatAAAATATAGGTCGAGAAAGTTGCCAAAAGACAAAGATCAATTTTATTTACAGGTATCTTGAGTAACAGTTAcctaaaatgaaaaatatatgttAATAATGTTAAATAGAACCAtaactattttcttatttttactaaTCTCTGTTCATATAAGAAAAGTCCAAGTTTATAGTAAAATGAGGATCCATTCAACAATATATATAAGTCTGGCTATCCTGGAACATGAGAAACATCTCCCCTAGAAGATACTCTCAAATTAGTTCACTTACTGTTGCAAATGTCTCCATTCTGCAATGGCCTCATATCAGGAATACCATGACATATCACCTCATTGATGGAGGTACAACAGGACTTGGGAAAGCCATGGTAGTTGAGGGGTGAAGGGTAGCACTCCCTCTCCACGGCAGCCTCGTGAACCACACGGTCTATTTCGTCCGTGGTCACACCAACGGCCGCCACCTTCACGCCCTCATCCAACACTTCTCGGGCCAACTGGAGAAGGTGGATGATtcaaagaataacaataacaataataatttatataataataataataataataataataataataataataatataaaggtAGCTTTATTCAGCCAAGAAAGTTATGAGGTAAATAAAAACAAGTTGACAATAAGATTTGGTTGATATTCATGCTGTCAACACAGGATTAAAATATGTAGTAAAATTTACAGCTTATATAAAAAGAtggatgaaaaaaattaaaaagtaattTATTGTGAAAAACTTCAAAACATAGAATGGAGCAATTAAATCTGAAATTACCAATATATTAACATAGGAACAAAATACCCTATACAACAGACTTTACAGTGTGAACGTAAATAAAACTTGACACACAAACCAAATTCACAATAATCTGTGATGAAGTCAACTTgtgaataataaaatgaaaacacACTCACCTTACATGCcaccttcattccttcaatcTCTTCATCAGAAAGGCACTTGATGTTGGACGACGACCGAACTTTTTGCTCAGAGTGGGGTATCCCGTGGGGGTCATCGGCATAGTCTGGCCGGCCTATAGACAAAGGCACTTCCCTCTTGCTACTTTGTGGATATGGTCGTAAACTACCTGTGGGAGGAAGGCATTTCATCCATACTGAGAAGGGAGACTCATTCATTTTTACTACACTCCTTTGCATAAACGTTTATATATCTAGTTCTACATTATTAGCCAAAGATGTTATACAGTTAAATCTCTATTTAACAAACTAATTTAGGGGAACACCAAGTCATTATATCCAAATGCTTTTTTTATATCCAGCATTATGAACAGGTACTAAGTACTGTATTATATAGATGTGCAAGATACTGATTTCTTTTTATTACAAGACAATCCTGTGCTGTATCTATAAAACATTCCTCAAATATAGATGTTCACTTACCAGTAAACATGAAATATGGCCATGGATTGTACTGCGAGAGGTTGGACTCACTTGATCCTGAAAGTCACAAATTTGAGCATCAAAACTTCTTCATACTCTCAACATAAACATGTACGTACCCTTTAATCCTGATAGTTCTCCTTTACCAACCATTACTTTAACTCACATACTGAGGAGTAAAAATTTTCATACACCTGATTGTCTGAGGCAACTAAAATATCACAGGGACAAGGAACTTTAGAAATTTACTGACTTATATTTGCCTGTCATGTGATTAGCACATTCCTCAATGTCCATGAGCTATATATAGGATATTTGGAGTATAGTTGGCTTGGAACTTCAGTTCAATTTACCTTATGTTAAGTACTATAAATTTATTAAAGTATCAAATAAACAGCTTACTTTATCAACATACTCATGAATATAACTATTCTAATACTATATTAACATTGGCAATCATTTGTAAATATTTTGAATGGTTTATAGGTCTTAAAAACTAATTGGTTTTATGGCCCAGTTAGCTAACTAGCCAGAAAGAGTACAAGTTCCTCCCCTGTACACCAGTACTTACTTGTCTTTTTGTGGAGCTGTTTGTGTGTTTCCCAGGAACTCTTGAAACAGCTCTGAAAAAGATAATTAAATCTTTGATGAGTCTTTTTTACTTTAGTATTTAATATTTATCTGGGTTGGCCTGAGTCTTAGGTTCACTGGGCAAGGCTAAAGTTGGGGGCATGTGCTATGGCTGCGCATGGACAGACTTGACAACTTTGAGAGAGATGCACAGAGAAGGGGCACCCTTATGAGTAGTTAGCTCCCTGCCTCTTTACTATCATTAGGGCAAACAAATCACTaaggccttggtgctcatctttGTCACATTCTCCCTTGAGCccgtggtgggaagaacccattactccgggccagcgtgacatccaggaaccacagtttaccttcctcaggagTGCTGAAGCCGATTAGAGAGAAACCTTTGGAGGAGCCTACACTGAAATCCACCAATAGGAGAGCAAAGTAACTCACAAGGCGACACATCCTGTTGCCAGCCCCGCCCAGGACCTGACACACGCGCCCGCCCACCCTCCTGAGTACTGAAGAAGAGCATTATGGAGAAACCTTTTGAGGATTCTACACTGAAAACCATCGAGAGGATAATTAGATAATTCACACGCCGACACGACCTGCTGTCAGCCCCGCCCCGGCCCTGACACACAGGCCCGCCCACCCTCCTGAGTACAAAAGAAGAGCATTACAGAGAAACCTTTTGAGGATTCTGCACTGAAACCCATCGAGAGGAGAGCAAGATAGTTCACACGCCGACACGACCTGCTGTCAGCCCCACCCCGGCCCTGACACACACGCCCACCCACCCTCCTCAGCACAAAAGAAGGGCATTAAAGAGAAACCTTTTGAAGAGCCTATACTGAAAACCATcaatagaaaaataagataatTCACACGCCGACACGACCTGCTGTCAGCCCCGCCCCGGCCTCCCTCACACACGCCCCTGACACCCATGGCCGCCCACCTGCGTGCAGAAAAATGATCCCTGAATGCCCAGCTTGATGCAGGTCGGGCATTGTAGTCTGGCCTCAGCCCCGCAGCCCACGGTCTCACAGGCATGGTGGGCCGCCCGCTCCCCGTCAGACATCTTGCTTGGTCTTGGTCTGGGATGGtgtttggtcttcttcttcttcttcttcttctgctgctgagCTTCCATACGTCCTTGTTACTTCTTTACATACCTACCTACCACTACGCActgcactgttttttttttaccttcctcttacttttaatCCTTGCTActtcttgattgattgattgatagtttattgttgcaagtaaaacaacttTTGTTCAACTGACCTTAATTCCTTTACTCTTGTTTAAATGACCTTCTTACTTATTTAACtgatcccttcctttactcttgttTTAACTGACCTTCCTTTACTCTTGTTTTAACTAACCTTCCTTTGCTCTTGTTTTAACTGACCTTCCTTTACTCTTGTTTTAACTAACCTTCCTTTGCTCTTGTTTTAACTGACCTTCCTTTACTCTTGTTTCACTGACCTTCCTTTACTCTTGTTTCACTGACCTTCCTTTACTCTTGTTTCACTGACCTTCCTTTACTCTTGTTTCACTGACCTTCCTTTACTCTTGTTTCACTGACCTTCCTTTACTTTTGTTTCACTGACCTTCCTttactcttgtttgaattgaccTTCCTTTACTCTTGTTTGAACTAACCTTCCTTTATTCTTGTTTCACTGACCTTCCTTTACTCTTGTTTTAACTGACCTTCCTTTACTCTTGTTTGAACTAACCTTCCTTTATTCTTGTTTCACTAACCTTCCTTTACTCTTGTTTTCACTGACCTTCCTTTACTCTTGTTTTAACTGACCTTCCTTTACTCTTGTTTAAATgaccttcctttacttatttaactgatcccttcctttactcttgttTTAACTGACCTTCCTTTACTCTTGTTTAAATGACCTTCCTTTACTCTTGTTTGAACTGACCTTCCTTTACTCTTGTTTCATTGACCTTCCTTTACTTTTGTTGAACTGACCTTAATTCCTTTACTCTTGTTTAACTGACCTTCCTTTACTCTTGTTTCActtaccttcctttactcttGTTTAACTGACCTTCCTTTACTTTTGTTGAACTGACCTTAATTCCTTTACTCTTGTTTAACTGACCTTCCTTTACTCTTGTTTCACTGACGTTCCTTTACTCTTAACCACAGCCCCCCAAAATATCCAAGAACAAATATCTCTTTGCATGAGACTGACCTTTACTCAAGTTGGTACGGTAATAGTAGTGTGGGTGGATAACAAAGACATGTATTCTTACAGCTTTACTTTCCCTGAGACGTGAATTGTTTTAACATGTAGACCCTATGTTGTAATATGTTGCATCATCAACCACTATGTACTATATTTACAATGAAATCAGAGGTAATAATACACACGTTGTCTTTCCTGGTCTACCTCTGCAATATTTACCTACTAA
This genomic interval carries:
- the LOC126987047 gene encoding methionine aminopeptidase 1-like, coding for MEAQQQKKKKKKKTKHHPRPRPSKMSDGERAAHHACETVGCGAEARLQCPTCIKLGIQGSFFCTQSCFKSSWETHKQLHKKTRSSESNLSQYNPWPYFMFTGSLRPYPQSSKREVPLSIGRPDYADDPHGIPHSEQKVRSSSNIKCLSDEEIEGMKVACKLAREVLDEGVKVAAVGVTTDEIDRVVHEAAVERECYPSPLNYHGFPKSCCTSINEVICHGIPDMRPLQNGDICNIDVTVYHHGFHGDLNETLCIGEVSSTARNLVKTTWECLQKSIEIVKPGVKYRDVGAVIQKHAQSQGYSVVRSYCGHGIHQLFHTAPSVPHYAKNKAVGIMKPGHTFTIEPMISEGTWKDEQWPDNWTAVTADGKLSAQFEETLLVTETGVEILTCRTEKNGQPYFTD